Proteins from one Triticum aestivum cultivar Chinese Spring chromosome 7A, IWGSC CS RefSeq v2.1, whole genome shotgun sequence genomic window:
- the LOC123148099 gene encoding uncharacterized protein, translating into MAVILCMLLAIGVLVLGATMLAVYLIYKPQMPYMEVTNAQLLQLDYSPADGVTRDIKFKFDLLAKNTNSKVDTSFSSFNIDVNFNGTTLLQLSTETFTVARESSVTLPYSGESRGTRLDPAGMQAMEEAVRSELVPITLSGKARTRWKKGVFLKVGFWTRLNCPLDFYYRTGNVAPIDHDTCRSRSP; encoded by the coding sequence ATGGCGGTGATCCTGTGCATGCTGCTGGCCATCGGCGTCCTCGTGTTGGGCGCCACGATGTTGGCCGTGTACTTGATCTACAAGCCCCAGATGCCGTACATGGAGGTGACCAACGCGCAGCTCCTGCAGCTCGACTACAGCCCGGCCGACGGCGTCACCAGGGACATAAAGTTCAAGTTCGATCTTCTCGCCAAGAACACCAACTCCAAGGTCGACACCTCCTTCTCCAGCTTCAACATCGACGTCAACTTCAACGGCACCACCCTGCTACAGCTGAGCACCGAGACCTTCACCGTCGCCCGGGAGAGCTCCGTCACGCTGCCGTACAGCGGGGAGTCGCGCGGGACGAGGCTGGACCCCGCCGGGATGCAGGCCATGGAGGAGGCGGTCAGGTCCGAGCTGGTGCCGATCACCCTGTCCGGCAAGGCGCGGACGCGGTGGAAGAAGGGCGTCTTCCTCAAGGTCGGCTTCTGGACGCGCCTCAATTGCCCCCTCGACTTCTACTACCGCACCGGCAACGTCGCGCCCATCGACCACGACACCTGCCGCTCCAGGTCGCCGTAG